The following are encoded in a window of Penicillium oxalicum strain HP7-1 chromosome II, whole genome shotgun sequence genomic DNA:
- a CDS encoding Cytochrome monooxygenase xanG, which produces MFQYLPDINWVRSILALMIASLGGLYWYTRVPSSMPQNIPTVPIYISLLGLWSDMGQDEIYDCWLREPLERHGAVKIWFAGRWNVLATRSSFLIDMFRHEDVYAKAGSQKKIPWSVIASLVGDNIINSHGDTWRLYTSIMKPGLQRRITDSRPLLEKSRTFVDILLEEQKVLGKTVGVLVNPIIQRWAISCMGISFLNLDLKVPCPSSLSLGFLSLSLFCLWVNYADKRLTGSMLTLRDQALEHPGQRLEELQSIIKKTLFQPLFFNFPDLDRYTMIFPQRKAAFQIMQEFSDLLNHTVRSRPGYGETADGEQVIDYLDRALKEGRITEEQYRSNLKVTFLTAHENAQQLLNSTFWVLGQNQTVQQRLRAEILATGQTDPSTELVNSLPYLFAVILELLRLYPPVSQLINRVTTSSAVLGGKICIPNRTWVGWNAFGVHTDPSIWGLDAREFNPDRWGKDVKIIQNALRIKTTQCHFIAFNAHSRRCLGQGFAVLQMKILLFEMLRRIEWTVDPSYKFKLTSVSHICSLLSPGDVRISSE; this is translated from the coding sequence ATGTTCCAATATCTGCCAGACATCAATTGGGTGCGCAGCATCCTTGCCTTGATGATTGCCAGTCTTGGTGGTTTGTACTGGTATACCCGCGTTCCCAGCTCGATGCCACAGAACATCCCCACAGTTCCCATCTACATCTCCTTGCTTGGTCTTTGGAGTGACATGGGCCAAGATGAAATCTATGATTGCTGGCTTCGAGAACCCCTGGAAAGACATGGCGCGGTGAAGATTTGGTTCGCCGGGCGATGGAACGTACTTGCCACGCGGTCGTCGTTTCTGATTGATATGTTTCGACATGAAGATGTATACGCCAAGGCTGgaagccaaaaaaagatcccATGGAGTGTCATTGCGTCGTTGGTAGGAGACAATATTATCAACAGTCATGGGGATACTTGGCGGCTGTATACGTCTATCATGAAACCTGGCCTACAGCGACGAATTACAGACTCGAGACCTCTGCTGGAGAAGTCTCGGACGTTTGTGGATATTCTTTTGGAGGAGCAGAAGGTGCTGGGAAAGACGGTGGGTGTGCTGGTGAATCCGATCATTCAGCGCTGGGCTATCAGTTGTATGGGTATCAGTTTCCTGAATCTTGATCTCAAGGTACCGTGTCCAAGTTCCCTGAGTCTTgggtttctctctctctctctcttttgccTTTGGGTTAATTATGCAGACAAGCGACTTACTGGGTCAATGTTGACACTGCGCGATCAGGCTCTCGAACATCCGGGTCAACGTCTGGAGGAGCTCCAGAGTATTATCAAGAAGACACTCTTCCagcctctcttcttcaacttcccCGACCTCGACCGCTATACAATGATCTTCCCCCAGCGCAAAGCCGCATTTCAAATCATGCAAGAGTTCAGTGACTTGCTAAATCATACGGTACGAAGCCGACCCGGATATGGCGAGACCGCCGATGGCGAACAAGTCATCGACTATCTTGACCGCGCTCTCAAGGAAGGTCGAATCACGGAAGAACAGTACCGCTCCAATCTCAAAGTCACGTTCCTTACAGCCCATGAAAATGCCCAACAACTTCTCAACTCGACCTTTTGGGTTCTTGGCCAGAACCAGACTGTCCAGCAAAGACTCCGCGCAGAAATCCTTGCCACAGGCCAGACGGATCCGTCCACAGAACTCGTCAATTCCCTCCCGTACTTATTCGCCGTCATTCTGGAGCTGCTCCGTCTCTATCCCCCCGTCTCCCAATTAATCAATCGAGTGACTACCTCTTCGGCCGTATTGGGTGGCAAGATCTGTATCCCGAATCGGACCTGGGTGGGCTGGAATGCCTTTGGCGTCCATACCGACCCTAGTATCTGGGGATTGGACGCGAGGGAATTCAACCCTGATCGATGGGGCAAGGACGTGAAAATTATTCAGAATGCACTACGCATCAAGACAACCCAGTGCCACTTTATTGCATTCAATGCACACTCGCGAAGGTGTCTTGGGCAGGGCTTTGCGGTGCTTCAGATGAAGATCCTGCTTTTTGAGATGTTGCGGCGGATCGAATGGACGGTCGATCCAAGCTACAAATTCAAGTTGACGTCGGTGAGTCATATCTGCAGTCTTCTCAGTCCTGGAGACGTGCGAATCTCGTCGGAGTGA
- a CDS encoding Peptide transporter PTR2 gives MSSPDQEVVSSNMVDQPERRGNQPAKSIPKCERHLTLVLLPTSPPTYNETNPVQHQVVMNEKDDVDFDKENNITTPDGGEPTEYEKRSLRHTAENLPVSAWLVAVVELCERFTYYGMSGLFQNYVFRPYSSEKSDEPGALGMGHQGATGLVTFFQFWCYITPIIGAIIADQYLGKYKTIVVFCGIYIVGLLILVLTSLPVSLEHGAGLPGFIVSILIIGLGTGGIKSNVAPLIADQYKRKKMALKTIAKTGERIVIDPALTIQRIYMIFYGCINLGSLSLLATPYMEKYIGFWTAYLLCLCMFAAGTAVLLLGRKFYVVRPPQGSIITDAFKALWIMLKNRNMDAPKPSWQAEHRAGAQVSLPWDDHFIDELKRALVACRVFAFYPIYWVVYGQFSGNFVTQAAQMNGHGIPNDLMQNFDPISIIVFIPILESVVYPIMRRLKIPFRPITRIALGFVVASLAMMYAAIVQHLIYSAGPCYGQPLCDAAGGKGNDVHIAIQTPAYIFIGLSEIFASVSGLEYAYTKAPPSMKSFVQSMYLLTNAFGSAIAEALTPAAFDPAIMWMFVGLACAPSCAVSSSSSSSSSPEQPGRRHERPGWTTLCPRRITPAVPTSLTITNSIQPQKHLPEPRLVT, from the exons ATGTCGTCTCCAGATCAGGAGGTGGTGTCTTCCAA CATGGTCGATCAGCCCGAGCGGAGGGGGAACCAACCCGCGAAATCGATTCCCAAGTGTGAACGTCATCTGACTCTGGTGTTACTACCCACTAGCCCACCAACCTACAATGAGACCAACCCCGTTCAGCACCAAGTTGTCATGAACGAGAAGGACGATGTGGATTTCGACAAGGAGAACAACATCACGACCCCGGATGGCGGAGAGCCAACCGAGTATGAGAAGCGTTCTCTGCGTCACACCGCCGAGAACTTGCCCGTCTCGGCGTGGCTGGTGGCTGTTGTCGAGCTGTGCGAACGTTTCACCTACTACGGAATGTCTGGTCTCTTCCAGAACTACGTCTTCCGTCCGTACAGTAGCGAAAAATCCGATGAGCCCGGTGCTCTCGGCATGGGCCACCAGGGTGCTACCGGTCTCGTGACCTTTTTCCAGTTTTGGTGCTACA TTACCCCCATCATTGGTGCCATCATTGCGGATCAGTACCTTGGCAAGTACAAGACCATCGTTGTCTTCTGTGGAATCTACATCGTCGGTCTCTTGATTCTGGTCTTGACGTCCCTGCCGGTCTCTCTGGAGCACGGTGCGGGTCTGCCCGGCTTCATCGTGTCCATTCTGATCATTGGTCTGGGTACCGGTGGTATCAAGAGTAACGTCGCCCCTCTGATCGCCGATCAGTacaagcgcaagaagatggcTCTTAAGACCATCGCCAAGACCGGCGAGCGGATTGTGATCGACCCGGCGTTGACCATCCAGCGTATCTACATGATCTTCTACGGCTGTATCAACCTGGGTTCGCTGTCGCTGCTGGCCACTCCCTACATGGAGAAGTACATTGGCTTCTGGACCGCTTACCTGCTTTGCCTGTGCATGTTCGCTGCCGGTACCGCGGTGCTCCTGCTCGGTCGCAAGTTCTACGTCGTGCGTCCGCCCCAAGGCTCTATCATCACCGACGCCTTCAAGGCTCTCTGGATCATGCTCAAGAACCGCAACATGGATGCCCCCAAGCCCAGCTGGCAGGCCGAGCACCGTGCGGGTGCTCAGGTCTCCCTGCCCTGGGACGACCACTTCATCGACGAGCTTAAGCGTGCCCTGGTTGCCTGCCGCGTGTTCGCTTTCTACCCCATCTACTGGGTCGTTTATGGCCAGTTCTCCGGTAACTTCGTCACCCAGGCCGCTCAGATGAACGGTCACGGTATCCCCAACGATTTGATGCAGAACTTCGATCCCATCTCGATCATTGTCTTCATCCCCATTCTCGAGTCGGTTGTGTACCCCATCATGCGCCGCCTGAAGATTCCCTTCCGCCCCATCACCCGTATCGCCCTTGGCTTTGTCGTCGCgtccttggccatgatgtACGCCGCCATCGTGCAGCACCTGATCTACTCCGCCGGTCCCTGCTACGGCCAGCCTTTGTGTGACGCCGCCGGTGGTAAAGGAAATGACGTGCACATCGCCATTCAGACCCCCGCTTACATCTTCATCGGTCTGTCCGAGATTTTCGCCTCCGTGTCTGGTCTGGAGTACGCGTACACCAAGGCTCCTCCCTCGATGAAGTCTTTTGTGCAGTCCATGTACCTGCTCACCAACGCTTTCGGCTCGGCCATTGCCGAGGCTCTGACGCCCGCGGCCTTTGACCCCGCCATCATGTGGATGTTCGTCGGTCTTGCCTGTGCCCCTTCCTGTGCGgtatcatcttcttcttcgtcttcttcgtcacCTGAACAGCCAGGAAGACGACATGAACGCCCTGGATGGACGACCCTCtgcccgaggaggatcaCCCCCGCGGTCCCAACGAGCCTCACGATCACTAATTCAATTCAACCCCAAAAGCACCTACCTGAGCCACGCTTGGTGACTTGA
- a CDS encoding BolA-like protein, giving the protein MLPRTIPGLFSRRLFSASTRMASTTPMEDLMRDKLTHALTPSTLVIRNDSHLHAHHSAMQGSTSKETHFHVTIVSDAFESKMQPARHRMVYALLKEEMAQEGGIHALQLKTKTPAEEQREKERKA; this is encoded by the exons ATGCTCCCCCGTACCATTCCAGGCCTGTTCTCACGCCGCCTTTTCTCCGCGTCGACCAGGATGGCTTCCACCACGCCAATGGAGGATCTGATGCGCGACAAG CTCACGCACGCCTTGACCCCGTCAACCCTCGTCATTCGCAATGACTCCCACCTTCACGCTCACCACTCGGCCATGCAAGGCTCAACTTCCAAGGAGACGCATTTCCA TGTCACGATCGTTTCCGACGCGTTCGAGTCCAAGATGCAGCCCGCTCGCCACCGAATGGTTTATGCGCTGTTAAAGGAGGAGATGGCGCAGGAGGGGGGCATTCATGCGCTACAGTTGAAGACGAAGACGCCCGCGGAGGAGCAAcgagaaaaggagaggaaggCTTAG
- a CDS encoding putative FAD-linked oxidoreductase, whose amino-acid sequence MPLTFNWRALALSIVSLTPIVLADICQTLAAGGIDIEYPLTVSYVADLNDYWSVACGDLKPKCIAAPSSAAEMSQIIQELHNVETLFAVKSGGHMPNNGFASIQDGLLITTKNLDQVFYNPNDQTAVIGPGLSWEEAQKGLDGTGRAVVGGRLGGVGIGGYMLGGGMSFLSTQYGWAANNVVNYEVVLANGTVVNASEKENTDLFAALKGGGNNFGVVTAYTMQTHPIGKVWGGNYVFTTDKTPQILTALRNFVDNYPDDKAAIILTAERGLLVNTWIMFLFYDGPEPPAGVFDEFTAIGHTSTTKTWDSYYDLLKHNDFFILHGQRYSIATETLPVPNSTVGTGPIKDVFDHWVEVATSVLEVTGVIGSIAFQPVPKSFSEKAKARGGDLLNVPTDNNYIFVELDFSWTLSIDDAKIDQANQNLYQGMDNIISKNIDKGLLPDVYRPLFMNDAYFRQDYWGRIDPASKASALQTRLRYDSEGFFQKRTSGGWRLN is encoded by the exons ATGCCTTTGACCTTCAACTGGCGCGCTCTTGCGCTCTCTATAGTCTCATTGACCCCCATTGTGCTCGCCGACATTTGTCAGACACTCGCCGCCGGCGGGATTGATATTGAATACCCTCTCACAGTCAGTTATGTGGCTGATCTGAACGACTACTGGTCCGTGGCTTGTGGAGACCTCAAACCGAAATGTATCGCCGCGCCGTCAAGTGCCGCTGAGATGTCGCAGATCATTCAAGAGCTGCACAACGTTGAGACCCTGTTCGCCGTCAAGTCTGGGGGTCATATGCCGAACAATGGATTTGCCAGTATCCAGGACGGTCTGTTGATTACTACGAAGAATCTCGATCAAGTTTTCTACAATCCCAACGATCAGACGGCCGTCATTGGTCCAGGTCTGTCATGGGAAGAAGCGCAGAAGGGACTTGACGGGACTGGTCGCGCCGTTGTCGGAGGACGTCTTGGGGGTGTAGGCATTGGAGGGTATATGTTGGGAG GCGGGATGAGCTTTCTTAGCACTCAGTATGGTTGGGCCGCCAACAACGTTGTGAACTATGAAGTGGTGCTGGCCAACGGCACGGTGGTGAATGCCAGCGAAAAAGAGAACACAG ATCTCTTCGCGGCCCTCAAGGGTGGTGGCAACAATTTTGGAGTCGTCACCGCGTATACCATGCAGACGCATCCTATCGGCAAAGTCTGGGGCGGCAACTATGTCTTCACCACGGACAAGACACCTCAAATCTTGACAGCTCTTCGAAACTTTGTGGACAACTATCCCGATGACAAAGCTGCAATCATCCTGACGGCCGAGCGTGGTCTGCTCGTGAACACGTGGATCATGTTCCTCTTCTACGATGGACCCGAGCCTCCTGCTGGCGTCTTTGACGAATTCACCGCGATAGGACATACTTCCACCACCAAGACGTGGGACTCCTACTACGACCTCCTCAAACACAATGACTTTTTCATCCTGCA TGGACAACGCTACTCCATTGCGACCGAGACTCTACCTGTACCAAACAGCACTGTTGGGACCGGACCGATTAAAGACGTCTTTGACCATTGGGTCGAGGTTGCCACATCTGTCCTCGAAGTGACGGGAGTCATTGGATCCATTGCGTTCCAACCGGTCCCCAAAAGTTTCTccgaaaaggccaaggctcGTGGTGGT GATCTTCTCAACGTCCCGACCGACAACAATTATATCTTCGTCGAGCTGGATTTCTCCTGGACGCTGTCTATCGATGATGCCAAAATCGACCAGGCCAATCAAAATCTCTACCAGGGAATGGACAATATCATTTCTAAGAATATTGACAAGGGTCTGCTGCCTGATGTCTATCGACCATTGTTCATGAATGATGCCTATTTCCGCCAGGATTACTGGGGTCGCATTGATCCTGCCTCCAAAGCTTCCGCACTGCAGACACGACTGCGCTATGATTCCGAGGGATTCTTCCAGAAGCGTACCAGTGGTGGTTGGAGACTCAACTAA